The window tttgatttgtttttactaTGAAATCACCAATTAACTATTACATATGAAAACTGACGCGATTgaaggaaaacatttttagtgGGTTATATAAATTATAGCTTTATATTCGATTATGTATATTAAAATGTCGTCTGATAAATTATATACTATataaagttttcatttaaCCGGAATTGTTGTAAGATGGAGAATAATTCCAAATCTGAGCAAACAGATTTTATACCATGACAATGCAGCCGCAATCTGAGTTATGTTGACGTTTGTACAACAACTTGTTAGCGAATTTAAGCCCATAAATTAAACCCAGTAAGCTTAAATTATAGACTTGTTATTGTGGTCTAAGCACTAGAGTTCCAAGGCTAGTTTCTCGAAAATAAACTTAGCgataatttaacaaaaacctTACTTGTGTTAATTAAAAAGTGGTGACAAAACGTTTGTTGCACCCACCATGAAATTAAATAATTCATACGTTGTGTTTAATGTTTGTGTAACAACGCTTAGTtaatatgttttattcactGCCAACACCTGTTTGGCacataacatttttatcgtttttacgTCGCTACATTAGGCATTTTACATGTTTGTGTTTTACCTTTTTTTGCTTAACCGTGCGTGTTTTATTTAGACTTGTCTGTACCTTGCGGATATATAAGAGTTATTTCGTTTGCGCCACGGGGTTCAGTTTTTAATTAGGTTGTGCTGGCGTACTGATAAGAATAAAAGCATGATGGATCGTGCTTGAAAGTTGAGTTGGTGTCGCGGTTTAGAGCTACTACGGCACAGAACCAGTTGCAAATCGGGAAAGTTCAATTCTCGTTacatttgttttaatgttttttttatctacTAACACTAAAATAATCCAAACTCGGTAAAAAGAACcttaattgttattttttggcTAATTTCTTTACAATATTCACAAAACCAATCCAAACgttcaaattaatttaagaATATCGGAATTATcgacaaaatttaattttttacttgtgCTGGTGGGATGTTTCTAGTGAAAATACATTAATGCATTCCTGTGTAAATATAGATCTTCAACCtattttactataaaattTCTGTTTGCTCATGTGTCTCGCACAGTTTGGGTAACCTCTTTGGAATTTAAGCCCATCCAATACATAGAAAGAATCACCTCCACACTTCTGACAGGCAGATGGAACTtactatttaaaaaacatagtATAAAGTTTTGGCCATGGCAGTTTACTTTCAATACACTTTAGATtgtaaaagttaaaagttCCTTAGCAGGTCAGATTACAGATATTTTATACCATTCGAAAAATGAGCTGACAGAAATGAAAAATTAGGAtacaaaagttttgcaaaactcTCTCAGCGCTTCACATCTTCCACATCAACCACTATTAATAACAGTCAGCTATTCAGTATATACTATATCTTCAACATGTGCAAATAATACTAGTGGTTTAGGTTTATATAACGGCAGGCATACTTCAGTTATGGGAATATAGCTACAGTAGTCTATCATAAATATTAcagatattttgtttgtggTGTGGATGGTTAACAAGCATAATTTTCACTCTGAGAGAATTGGGAGCGAATATAAACATGACACTGCACGTTACACAGAACCAGAGACAGTAACTCAAACAAAGACAATATCAGgaaatttacattttaaattaataaactGGATTTGAATTGGATCTGGCATCCACTTAGGTTAGATTAGATCCGTCATCGTGTTGGAGCCATTCCGTATCAGGATGTCCACACTCTTGACCGATTTTTGATCTAACCCAGTCAATGAATGTTGTTACTTGAGTATATACGGCTGGTTGTCCAACAACTCCGCAGCGATGTCCATAACTAGTGATTCCGTCCACATACCACCTGTCACCGTGCTTACATAGAAGCGGGCCTCCGCTATCGCCCTGGTACAACCAAACACAATTAATAACAGTTAAAGTAAATGTAAGCGTGCTTAGCTTTAATAAACGTATCCTTGAACATACATTACACGATAAACACAGCATCTTACTGAGCATGTGTCGTTCCTACTACGTCCTCCGACGCAGAGTGAAATCCTCCGGTTGTAATAAGGATAGATTCCTTCGCATAGTGCTGGGATGCGTACTGATAATCTAGCCTCCTTTAAATAGGCGTTTGATGGTCCTACCTCTAAAAGTAGACATGATATcgattgaaaaacaaaatgaaaaaatttactttaaaattgttaaagtCATTTCCATCAATGGGTTTTAGCTAATTTGGACCGGGATTTTTAATTCTGTGAGAGCTCGAAGTTGTGTCAATTCGCCACTGGACttacttaattaaaaatttgcatgcaTTTTACTAGTAGACGGCGAAGCTCGTACGCCTTCTGTTGTCAGCAGAAATTTTGAGGTGGTGAAAACCTAGATAATttgttacaaaatgtttttttcaagttagttaaacttttttggacaatttaatttgatttacctttcttgcaaatatttaatttgaGTGGATATTATATGGGCGACTTTGCTCGGTGCCGCAACTGATGATTTCAGAAATAATACAGGTGACTTATTAGTTTTAAATAGACATGGATTGTAAAAGATGACCGAAAGTGTGTAAGTGTGTTCAAATATCTTGAAAAACTGAAATCTTAATTTCAGAAAACAAGCATGTGCTTGTATAGCAACTTTTCCACTTATAAATAGCTAACAATTTCATGTTATTGCTTTAAGTCATGCCTCTACAAATTGATGTTTTATGATAGTAGTTGAATATCTGCTGGtcctataaaatttaaaatttcaataaagaTTGCAGAAATCATATCTTTAGTTACACAATGCTTACTTTGGCTTGTTCCCCATCCCACTACGTAGCAATGGGCTCCTACTGGAGGCCCCCAGATTGAAAAAGAGGGATTTGCCGCCTGTGGGGGTAGACAAGCTGGTCTAACTGTCCTTGTCATCTTCAATGGAGTTTTCAGCTTGACAAGTGCGATGTCGTTACTTGTTGTAGCAATGCGATAATTTGGATGCACATGTATTTCAGCTGGAATTTGCTCCTTTAGCAAATAATAATAGTTGGGcttaaaaagaaatgaaatcTAAAACACTACCAAAGATAAAACTACCACCAAGGAGAAGTCAAGTCTCAATTCAATatcaaatgcaaataaaattagCTTATAGCCTAGTATATGAGATGCTGACATATTAAGTAAGCCTTTATTTTAAGGACTTGATAAACTATTTTTGGTAAATCTGTCTGCATAAATGCAAGTTTAAAATTCATTGACATGAgtctttattaaaattttcgCTGAATGCTTGTAGGCTTAtaatttgaagaaaataacACTTTTCTGTTTACGAAGCGTTTTAATCTGTTTGAAATACAACAATCACAGTGTGCTGTGATCACTATGAACTTTAACATGTCATGACTTACATTGCAAAAGCACATAAATGGTGGCCTGGTGTGACATAATCGAACTTGCCTAATAACTGTTGGTCAACATATTTATTATGGGTTTATGATCGTCAAAATAAAACTACAACTTACTATGACATTTCGTATGAGTCCCTCCAAATCCCTTTCGTGTTTACCGATACGGAGGCGatataaaaatgttgataaCCTTAAGAAACACAGAAGTTTTTTTCAGTAGACATCATATTAAGTCATCAATATTTTATgaacaaaatatataattgCATTTGCTTTCAAATTAGTATTAACGCAACCAAATTAACCGGTATGATATATAGTAAACGTAAACAAGTATACAAACATTGTAGAAGATAAAAATATCGTATGTCGATAATACGATGAAGGTGATTgattgaaagaaaaaatttaaatattataaaGTACTATATAGAGGTCGTCGTTCAGCGTATTTCGAATGCAAATATTACAACAAACACTTTAACTCACTCAAGCCTCAGCCGTGCTCGATTTTGGAAGCAGTGAGCTGCTGTTAAGACCCAATGAGAGCAGAGAAGTGTCCCTCCACATTGAAATTTTGTGGTTCCtgctgtttgttttatgatcTGAATTGCCCATGGCCAAGACCCACGAACAGAACGTTCTCCTCCTGCGTTAGTGATAAGTAATTGCAGTTGCAGAGTAAATCGTATGTTGAAGTGCAGTGATACTTGTAATATACTTGTATGTTATATCTGGAAGCAATATAGAAAATTACGTTTTGCTGAAAGTAAAGTGAAGATAGCATGCGaattacattaaatataatcTTACCTATAATTTTGGGATGAGGTAAATAAAACTGCTTCCCGCACGTAATTGTTGTATCTGCATAAATTTCAAAGTTAAGCAAAACTCGTAATTCAATGTCGACCGaaacatataaaaaaactAATCAGAGGGACACTGATTTTataataattcaaaataatcttacGCTGTGGCTTCGGCTTGCATGACTGCAAAGAAATACAAGTTCCGTTGTCTAAAATCGGTGTGCTCGGAGGACAACCGCATCCAGAAATACAGGGCCTATCTGAACGTTGGCAGTAATCTGGTAGTGAGTCGTAATTTTCACAAGTGAGGGTACACGCAGGAAGGCACTCACTGAAGACCGCTCCACCGAAGCATGTCGGACGTTCTAAAATGCATATGAGTATTTTAGAAAACTAGCTCTGTAAGTTTACTGTTTTTGTATGCCATGAATGAAACGCGATCAACCAAATTTATTCACGAGAAGAAAAGGATGGAAGTGTTATGaagattaattttttataacgAAACGGGATGTGAATTGTTAACAACCATTCTTTAAGTTTTTATGAATGACAGTGACACTATAAACGAAAGATCTTGTAAGAATTATGAAATAGTTTCTTGCGAAACAGAAATTATATTTACAGGGTTTTAGATTAAGCATTACTTCAGGCAGAAGATATATAGCTATATACTGTACTAGCCTATACTATTGGTACAGTCAAATTCGGTGATACAGCCTTCTCGAAGAGAAACTGGTCTATCAGCTGGACAAGTACATCCGGAGCGCGGAGATTGATTTCCCGGTCCACAGTTGTACCGGACTACGCTACCTTTTTCACATCGCAAAGTACATTGTGGCAAGAAATCGGTGTAAGCAAGCTCACCGAGGCAAGCGATTGCCAAGCCTAAAcagtaaaattaaaactttagtttttgtttatggCTGATTTTACTCAGTCAGAAACGTTCGATTTAAGAAAATTTGCTAACTTCTCGGAGGAGGTGTTGTAGCTGGTGTTGAAGGTATCGTGGTTGTTGTGGTTGTTGTGGTAATACCGCGCATGGCATACGACAATTGAAAACCTTGATAAGACGAGAAAATGGAAGTGTATGGGTCGGTATAAAAGTGGATATTGACGTAGTTAGCTCTGGATCTGAAGAGTCTTTGTGTGGTGATTGTACCACATAAAACCAAGTTCTCGTTCCCGTCGGTTATTGTCAACCTGTCCACACAGATGGGCGTGCATCCCGCAAAGAAACAAGGATATCTGTAACAAAATATCCCTAAGTCAGGAATTCGTCGGACATGTAAACAGTTTGTATAATCACTAACAGAAACTAATTATGAGATTGCGCATACAAAATATACCCTGATACTGGCAAGTAAAAACTATAAAGCATCTGCTGGCAAACGAGTTCATCATAGTCATACTAGTTTTGTTCACTTGCCTAGCGTTTTCGATTGAGAGCACGGAGACTGTAATATCAATTGTGCTGCCCTCAGGGCCACGAATCTCCCACACACAATTGGAGTTATCCGGGTAAAGACCGGGGTAATTTAGGGACGTCAACTGCCCCGATTCTTGGTTAATATTCTTTGGATATCCACCACATGTTCCCGAATTTCCTGCTAACATTCAAATGACACAAGTTTTAACACTTCCCAATGAATTTATTCAATCATTTTAGTTCACTGGCTGGTGGCCATTATTACATAAGTCAGTGATAATTCATTGTAAAAGCCATTGCCTTTCGGAATGTATGACCGTAAACAAACACCAGACACAGAAACACGTTGACGTCACGTAACCAAAGTAAGTAAATTATTGCTTAGTAAGATCCAATAAATTGCAGTTTCACAACATGTATCATAATTTGTAGAAGTGGATGCGAAGTGTTGAAATCAGCAATaatgaaaaacaacttttttattacTCCAAACTGCAAATGCTCAAACAAACCAAACCAACCATCAGGCAAGGACAAGTGTGCAGTAAAAGATGTTAAACTTAGAGCATAGGTGCACCTACAGCATGTTATTTTCTTGTTAGCAGCTCGATAAGTCTTAAGGagaatttcttatttttcttttccatTGTGATTGATATAAGGCACAAAGACACACATTGAGTATTATTGTGCTAACGTCTTTATACTTACCTAAAATGCACACGCCGTTTTGCAAAGTGTAGCGAGGATCACAGCAGTACTGTACATTCCTTGTGCAAATTCTTTGTACTCTGCGTATATACATCACGACtacattttaaagtaaaatacaaACTTATAACACAATACACCGAAGTTTTTTAGTAGACTATCAGCATTATGAGTGACAACGCAATAGTGCCCGCATTTCTATCATGAAACCTTGCAAAAGTAAATAAGACAAGAATTTGCATTAACGATGCCGGTAGCCTGGGCGCAGGTTTCATTTGGGTTTTACTATATTAACTATAACATCGCACTTACGACAAATATCGAAACGGTTGACAGTAGTAGCTTTCTTGCCGATAGCAAATACCACTTATTTGTCTTTTCTGACGAGTTTTGTATTCTTGTTTGGCAATTGCATCGGATAATGAAGCCTCGAGCAACAGCAGTAATAGCAGGCTATACAAAATTCCAATCAACTTCATCACTAACTGCTTGCTTGCTTAAAAACCACCTTAGCTATAGTTATAAGAAAGCAAGATGAGATTACGCATATTAACTCTTACGATCCATCAATTGCTTAGCTGAAACGTACAACATTCCACCTTAGTCAGAACACTATCAACTGCTTACAGTTTTGTAAATAACTTACTTTAACTTCCTATATGACTTGCCCTGAACTTAAGCTCTTGGCTGCACTAAAGTTTTGTCGATTTTTATCATTTGATTTCATGAGCTCAATGTGATGCCCACTAATAAATATTGACGTCACGAAAGGTGATATCTTTGCACGCTCTAGCCGGAGGCAGATTAATTTACAAGCAAAGTGGTTGAGTAACTGGGGTTTTACGTCGGCAGTTTGAGTCAGGAAAAGAAGGTATGTATATCAACTTACTATTATTAAGCAGTGAgtaatttcttgtttgcacaaatcttttaaaacaaagtctTGCGCCGtcataataattatttttatcattttatagATTTATATATTATCATTTAGagcaattttatcaaaataactATGtcggtaaaataaaacaaataagaaTTGAAGACattaaaaatgtataatttaGTATTTGAATTACACATTGGTCAGCCACAAAgattattaagaaaataaaaaaagtaactTTACTTCCACGAAAGGGTCCTTCTTTCGAGGTCATTTTAAgtgttttataaattgaaagttttaaatggTAAATTGTTTGTACTGTACATCTTTATAATGTTGCTTTATACCTTCCAAGAAACGAATAAAAGAAATATGTCAGAATACAgtttattttgctgaaaatgaGTAAATTGAACCGCTTCGGGGCGGAGTAGACCCCTAGCACCCTGTGTTCTATTGCAGCAAGTTAGAGTGTTCGTATTCCACACCCTTTCGTATCATCTTTAAATGTTTCCAAGCTTTAGCATAGCATTGCCTGACACATACATTAAGTGTGTATACAGATGAAGTATATCTACCTAGCCGACAAAATGcattaaaccaataaaaatacTATGGTTGCCAGCAAGCATAATAACATCAAATACTAGGCACAAAGTGATAAAATACAGAAACTTACCTCTGCCAAATAATTCAATTGACATAATTACTATGAAAAAGAATACCGTGTCGCTGCAAATCCAATGGAGTGTCACTCGTCGCATAAGCAAATACAATATAGCCTAAGTTTGTCTGCTGCTGGTCAGTTACAGCAAGGATTAGCTCGGACATCAATAATgtttactatccggataatgATATATCCggatatttctgttttagctAACCGATTAACCGGATAATAAATGGTAAACACAAAGCAGCctttttatcataatttttagTAATATATAATGTgtcgattttaaaaaatttttagacGTAGACGTGACgttgattttttataaaaaaaacacaactatgtccaaaatttcacaaattcttcattttttttattcgtattttttgtaacataaaaGACGAAATTATGTAAACATTTAACGTCTTGTAGAGAATAGAGAGTAAAAAACGTTTCTTGAAACAGAGGAGTTcaaaaattgctaaaaaggcataaaaacgtaaaaacgCACTAACAACGTTATGCATTTGATATCCTGTTAACCGACAATTTCATCTGGACATCAGATAGCTGTAATTGCCTCGGATTTTGGATTAAACCGTTAACCGATATCCGGATAGCCCAACCCTAGTACAGACAGACTTGATGGGCTAGTCAGTTGGATCTCTAATCCAGGAGGCCGGCGTTTGTAACTGTGTTCTGTGCATAATAAACGTGGTTCTTGCAAGCAGGAGCTTGagtgttaacttttataaactGATAGTTTAGCAGTTTTCTAAACTGGACACGCATAAAGCGATCTAGGAGTCAGATAACAGACAAGGATATTATCTCCAGCGttaaacaactttaaaaaCGTATGTTGGGAGTAAGGACTCATAAATATAGTAAGGAACTGCTAAGAAACAGTCCCTAACAATGTAATCTATGTCCTGTGGTAGCTGTAACGCCGTAAGGTTTTGGGTGCACGttcatttattttgctttttgctctcgactaaattttaaattctatTATTATGCAGAATTGTCATACTCAGAATGTATTCCATCATACGTGTTACTGACTGCAGGTTTGTGTTATGGACAGCAAGggagaaatattaaaaaaacttgtgaactactaaGGTAGAGTCTTTTACTCATCACTCAGAAGGCGAAAGAAAAAATGGTTATGCTTGAGTGATTTTTGACTTATTGGCCAGGAAGGTTGGTTGAGCCTTTTTTCGAAAACTCTTTTTTGCTTTCTCTATCCATgggtaaaaagtttttcactTCAATGAGGTTGTTAAACTGAGATATTTCTAGCTAGCaggttttatgtttgttttgcgAAACCAAGCGTGCAACGCAATAAGTGACTTGGCTAAGTGAAACAAAAGAATAGGTCCGTCTGGATCCAGAATAAGGTAGCGCTTCGGCCTAGCGATGTTAGTAGACAGTACAAAATTTCTCTCTGCCACTACGTCTTAAATATGACGTTTATTGGCCCTAGGTGCCATGGAATGTGTTTGGAAAAAATCGTAAGcgtatttttattgcaaaatgcaaataattGAGTTGCTTTCGAAACAATTTCTCGGTAAACTTTAGAGCAAGCGATCAAAGCCGTTAGTGACAGTGTCTTGGTCAACTTCATTGCCTACCAGAACAGAAAGACGAGAATTGCATAAGGTTTGATAAGCTGCTGTATTTAAGTTTGTTATTCAGCGATTACATACCTATAAGATATAAATGAGCAACGTTTTTGATGTATTCGACGGATTGCTGTTGAATCgaactttttaacaaattcGCCGCAATGTATTGTAGTTCGTGCGTCAAAAAATGAACTTTCAAGTTGGTTATAGTTGCTAATATATAATTGTATCTTTGTGTAGTGGAATATGTTTGAGTGTAATTCTGTTTCTCCACTGTCACCTGCCCTCCTAACAATGTGTAAGTAATGcaaagtatttcatttatcatAAATTGTATACTATAATAATGAAAAATCGCATGTTCTTGTTCGAATTTCTGCAGTGCTTGCCgttctctttttcttttgctaCTTACGGTTCAGCAATCGTGCTGCACTGATTACTGTCACATGATCATTTTAACCATTGTGAAGCTTATTGTGCTAGAGTTCAACGACAATTTGTTTTGGTTGTAATCCACGAGCCATAAGTCTTTAAATAGAATCACCTTGACGCAAACTTTTGCAGATATTTGTTGATTcaacattgtttaaaattcaTTATGCAATATCCAACATTgcagattttgtaattttccgTTTGTTATGACGTAGCATCCCGCGTTGAAGCTATATCAAAGCATTTGGAGACATCATGTTGCAAAGCTGCTACTGGTCCTGGTTATGCTTCTCCACGTGATGCAATGAAAGCCCCAAAGGAAAAAATTCTTTATATTCCTTGTATATACCGGTGAGTACTCTCGCTTTAGCAACAAACCTTTGGGTATATGGTGCAATACAAAACTCTAACGAAGCAAATTTACAGAAATACACCAATAGATCAGTCCGATTACTTAGCTACAGTTGATATGGATGAAAATTCGCCCACATTCTGTAAGGTTAGTTATAGTGGTCATGTCAAGCATGTTATTACCTACTACAACTTGTCTTCAAGCatctctctgaaatttttgtcGTCATGGAAAACAACTTATTTATTGATAGTTTTTTCCTTGAATTTCTTTATAATAAACTATTATGGAAAAAACTATACGCCTACCGTGCGTACGTGCAAGATACagaatgaaaatattaaaagtcaAGATGCTTTTAAGGTTATTTCAAGACTGGAAGTGCCCAACCTTAACGACGAAGTGCATCACACTGGCTGGAACGCTTGCAGCAGCTGCTTTCACGATCCAACCAAAAAACGAAACCTTTTCATTATGCCTGGTTTGATTTCCAGTAGGCTCTACGCAGTTGATGTATACACCGACCCGAAGAAACCACGCATAGAAAAGGTAAAGGCTGAAGAAAAGTCTCTGTAGAAACTAACAATGAGTCAATATGCAGATAATGTACATACTAAAGAAATTTTGTTATGGGTTATTTTCAAGCTGCAACATATCTTTAAAATTCGTTCACTTGTAGTGTTGTGCATTCCACTTCCTTAACTATTGTTACTTTATCTTCGTTTTAGATCGTTGAACCCGTGGAAATCTTTCATTCAACTGGTTTGGCAAACCCACATACTGTGCATTGTATACCAGGTGGTAAGATCATGATCAGTACGATTGGTGATCCTGAAGGAAATGCAAAAGGTTATTTTCAGCCAAACCTATATTGACTTCCGAATTGcctttttgaaacaaattatacaGCAGTTTCAAGATTGTATCTTAATTGTTTGGAAGGAAAGAAACTTAAATTAGAGTTAACGTGACGTTCTCACATTTGTATTAAGTTGTGCGAATTTAGTTCCGAATTTGATTACAAGCTTTTGCAAGTTAAATAACAAAGTTAcgtaaaactttgtaaaaatggCTGGAAACaaataatgtttaaataaCTTACTTCCTCTGTTTGACGTCGACTTCATTAATCAAAACGCTTAATTATGAGTTCCCTGTAACTTACAGGAGGATTTCTTATTCTGGATTCGCAAACTTTTGAATTGGAGGGACAATGGGAAGCTCCGGGAAACAACACCGAATTTGGATACGACTTCTGGTATCAACCGAGACACAACGTTATGATCAGCACTGGGTGGGGCGCGCCGAAAAAACTTATCAAAGGTTTTAATCCGGATGATGTAGCTGCAGGTGAGTGGCTGATTGCAAAATCTCTTATTGGTAGAGAAAATTGATCGAGAGACATGTACAACAGAAGTCAATCTGGCAAagttgatgaaattttataagCAGATTGAAACTTATTTGTTCTAGGGTTTTATGGAAGATCATTGTATGTTTGGGATTGGGAAAAACATCAACTTATTCAGGTAAAAATTAATAACCTGCACCATGAAAGTCGGACGTGCTTACTGCTTTTTGATATACTCACAATATATTTCTATCAAAAACATACACATTTGGCGCGTATAAACGTACACCataaaattcacaaaaatttcagttttacaaTAACCTTGAACAACCTTCACACAGTTCTGTATACGCAACCTCGTTTCGAAACACTTGTTTGCCCTTGTTTGTACTTCAAGTGTTTGCTTAAGCTCGACAAGAAATGATTAAGGTCTATACCAGCAGTTTAAATTTAGAACGACGTATTAGTCCAAATGAAGAAAATCACACAATGACGAAGACAAATACCCTGCATCGTTATCTTCAAACATTTACTTTAAcgttttgtttgtcttttgaCTCGGCGAACCAACTTTGCGtgaaaacttaaaatgttaaattgcttTTGCAGGAAATGGATTTAGGCCCGGATGGCATGATCCCACTTGAGATAAGATTTCTGCATGATCCTTCTGCTACGGAGGGTTTTGTTGGTTGTGCATTGAGCAGTACTGTGTTCCGATTCTATAAAACGcaggtttgttttttttttggtaaaaataacAGTTTCGTGCTTGTTTTGGTATACAAGCTACTCACTGTTTGGTTTCTGTGTTTTATCGTAATGCCGGAAATTTTGTGTAGAGAGGCGACTGGGCGGCGGACAAAGTGATTTCAATCCCTTCTAAAAAAGTCGAAGGATGGGCACTGCCACAAATGCCAGGTATATACTGATGTGGTTATGTGCATTGCCTTTTAGAAATCGTCATCGACATCAAAGCTGTACCTAtcgtttttgtaaatgcacAGAGCAACCTTCTATATTGCAATTGACATTTACTGCAGCTATGTTAGGTAAAACTTTACGGTGACAAAGTCACGAGCATGCAGCAAAAGAATGCTTGATTTTATTTGCCTAGTCATCGTCGAGCTTCGGACGAACGATTTCTGTTTAATTGAATGACTGTGACGTCACCTCTGTTCAGTTCACAAAGTCACGCATGAGATTCCTATTTTTCCCAGTATAGCTGGttgtaattaattatcaaagtGGAGGCAAAGAAATCAATCGATACTTTTCAGAATTTCTCACAAACAAGTCTTTTACTGCTTTACTAAAGCAaggaattttattttatgtttttaggATTGATAACTGATATCTTGCTCTCAATGGATGATCGCTTCCTTTACTTCTCCAATTGGTTACACGGTGACATCAGACAATATGACATCAGCGACACTAAAA of the Clavelina lepadiformis chromosome 7, kaClaLepa1.1, whole genome shotgun sequence genome contains:
- the LOC143465045 gene encoding plasma kallikrein-like isoform X1, with the protein product MKLIGILYSLLLLLLLEASLSDAIAKQEYKTRQKRQISGICYRQESYYCQPFRYLSVQRICTRNVQYCCDPRYTLQNGVCILAGNSGTCGGYPKNINQESGQLTSLNYPGLYPDNSNCVWEIRGPEGSTIDITVSVLSIENARYPCFFAGCTPICVDRLTITDGNENLVLCGTITTQRLFRSRANYVNIHFYTDPYTSIFSSYQGFQLSYAMRGITTTTTTTTIPSTPATTPPPRSLAIACLGELAYTDFLPQCTLRCEKGSVVRYNCGPGNQSPRSGCTCPADRPVSLREGCITEFDCTNSIERPTCFGGAVFSECLPACTLTCENYDSLPDYCQRSDRPCISGCGCPPSTPILDNGTCISLQSCKPKPQHTTITCGKQFYLPHPKIIGGERSVRGSWPWAIQIIKQTAGTTKFQCGGTLLCSHWVLTAAHCFQNRARLRLELSTFLYRLRIGKHERDLEGLIRNVIEQIPAEIHVHPNYRIATTSNDIALVKLKTPLKMTRTVRPACLPPQAANPSFSIWGPPVGAHCYVVGWGTSQKVGPSNAYLKEARLSVRIPALCEGIYPYYNRRISLCVGGRSRNDTCSGDSGGPLLCKHGDRWYVDGITSYGHRCGVVGQPAVYTQVTTFIDWVRSKIGQECGHPDTEWLQHDDGSNLT
- the LOC143465045 gene encoding plasma kallikrein-like isoform X2, whose translation is MKLIGILYSLLLLLLLEASLSDAIAKQEYKTRQKRQISGICYRQESYYCQPFRYLSVQRICTRNVQYCCDPRYTLQNGVCILGNSGTCGGYPKNINQESGQLTSLNYPGLYPDNSNCVWEIRGPEGSTIDITVSVLSIENARYPCFFAGCTPICVDRLTITDGNENLVLCGTITTQRLFRSRANYVNIHFYTDPYTSIFSSYQGFQLSYAMRGITTTTTTTTIPSTPATTPPPRSLAIACLGELAYTDFLPQCTLRCEKGSVVRYNCGPGNQSPRSGCTCPADRPVSLREGCITEFDCTNSIERPTCFGGAVFSECLPACTLTCENYDSLPDYCQRSDRPCISGCGCPPSTPILDNGTCISLQSCKPKPQHTTITCGKQFYLPHPKIIGGERSVRGSWPWAIQIIKQTAGTTKFQCGGTLLCSHWVLTAAHCFQNRARLRLELSTFLYRLRIGKHERDLEGLIRNVIEQIPAEIHVHPNYRIATTSNDIALVKLKTPLKMTRTVRPACLPPQAANPSFSIWGPPVGAHCYVVGWGTSQKVGPSNAYLKEARLSVRIPALCEGIYPYYNRRISLCVGGRSRNDTCSGDSGGPLLCKHGDRWYVDGITSYGHRCGVVGQPAVYTQVTTFIDWVRSKIGQECGHPDTEWLQHDDGSNLT
- the LOC143465047 gene encoding methanethiol oxidase-like, yielding MFECNSVSPLSPALLTMSSRVEAISKHLETSCCKAATGPGYASPRDAMKAPKEKILYIPCIYRNTPIDQSDYLATVDMDENSPTFCKVISRLEVPNLNDEVHHTGWNACSSCFHDPTKKRNLFIMPGLISSRLYAVDVYTDPKKPRIEKIVEPVEIFHSTGLANPHTVHCIPGGKIMISTIGDPEGNAKGGFLILDSQTFELEGQWEAPGNNTEFGYDFWYQPRHNVMISTGWGAPKKLIKGFNPDDVAAGFYGRSLYVWDWEKHQLIQEMDLGPDGMIPLEIRFLHDPSATEGFVGCALSSTVFRFYKTQRGDWAADKVISIPSKKVEGWALPQMPGLITDILLSMDDRFLYFSNWLHGDIRQYDISDTKNPKLVGQIFLGGSICEGDAVKVVEDTELKIQPKPLYVGGKRVEGGPQMLQLSLDGKRLYVTTSLYSGWDKQFYPKMLTSGSFLLRIDVDTEKGGLTLNDKVYVDFGNEPKGPVLAHEIRYPGGDCTSDIWI